A genome region from Sphingobacteriaceae bacterium GW460-11-11-14-LB5 includes the following:
- a CDS encoding HAD family hydrolase, with translation MVVFDMAGTTVNENNLVYKTLMNAINAAGFSYTLDQVLAVAAGKEKKEAIRSVLKTYEGSFDEEVVFNIYEEFIGKLKLAYETEEILPQPGSIELFEKLRQKGIISVLNTGYDRVTAEAILNRLGWKVGTDFDTLVTASEVGQNRPEPDMILLAMRHHGLTDGKSVVKVGDSSIDIEEGKNAGCGLSIGITTGAHTQKQLEEAEPDAVIDNLMDILAMVTKQN, from the coding sequence ATGGTAGTATTCGATATGGCTGGCACCACAGTGAACGAAAACAACCTAGTTTACAAAACTCTAATGAATGCAATAAATGCCGCTGGTTTTTCTTATACCCTTGATCAGGTTCTTGCTGTTGCAGCCGGAAAGGAAAAGAAAGAAGCAATCAGATCGGTACTTAAAACTTACGAAGGTTCTTTTGATGAAGAAGTGGTCTTCAATATATACGAAGAATTTATTGGTAAACTGAAACTGGCTTACGAAACTGAGGAAATTTTACCGCAGCCAGGTTCGATTGAACTTTTTGAGAAACTTCGACAAAAAGGAATCATTTCGGTACTTAATACCGGTTATGACCGGGTTACTGCAGAAGCTATCCTGAACAGACTTGGATGGAAAGTTGGTACCGACTTCGATACATTGGTTACTGCCTCGGAAGTGGGCCAGAACAGACCAGAACCAGATATGATTTTATTGGCAATGAGACACCATGGCCTTACCGATGGTAAATCGGTTGTTAAAGTGGGTGATTCCAGTATTGATATTGAAGAAGGCAAAAATGCAGGTTGTGGTCTAAGCATCGGCATTACCACCGGAGCGCACACACAAAAACAATTAGAAGAAGCAGAACCTGACGCCGTAATAGACAATCTAATGGATATCCTGGCTATGGTAACCAAGCAGAACTAA
- a CDS encoding alcohol dehydrogenase, with translation MKNATLVVFNGSGKALEEMETTIPVLNPGEILVKNLYTTICGSDLHTFCGLRNEAVPTVLGHEIVGEVLAFHPEHNQKDYLGNQLEIGDRVTWSIFASNADSVRAKEGMPQKADGLFKYGHAKVTATDALHGGLSTHCVLKQGTTVLKISKEIPLKVAATINCAVATVAGAVRLSGSLQGKKVLISGVGLLGLVCAAMCSADGAKEIHVADVNDGRLKLAEAFGANVQHLLGHDADLPADIDVAFDMSGSPDAMEMGLNTLTVGGTAVWIGAVFKTREVQVNAERVVRNLITIKGLHNYNYEDFVQAVKFIETNHARFPFEKLVSAEFSLADAESAFNYAVADKPIRVGINVAKNNHNEQ, from the coding sequence ATGAAAAATGCAACCCTCGTTGTTTTTAATGGATCGGGAAAGGCGCTGGAGGAAATGGAAACAACTATCCCTGTACTTAATCCAGGTGAAATTTTGGTCAAAAACTTATATACTACAATTTGTGGAAGCGATCTGCATACCTTTTGTGGCTTGCGTAATGAAGCTGTTCCTACCGTTTTGGGACATGAAATTGTAGGCGAAGTACTGGCTTTTCATCCAGAACACAACCAAAAAGATTATTTAGGAAACCAGCTTGAAATAGGAGATAGGGTAACCTGGAGCATATTTGCTTCCAATGCAGATTCAGTAAGGGCGAAAGAAGGCATGCCACAAAAGGCTGATGGTCTTTTTAAATACGGGCACGCAAAGGTTACAGCTACAGATGCCCTTCACGGGGGACTTTCAACCCACTGTGTATTAAAGCAGGGTACGACTGTACTTAAAATCAGTAAAGAAATTCCACTTAAAGTTGCCGCAACCATTAACTGCGCAGTGGCGACGGTTGCAGGTGCTGTCCGTCTTTCAGGTAGCCTTCAAGGGAAAAAGGTATTAATCTCTGGTGTGGGTTTGCTGGGTTTGGTATGTGCAGCAATGTGCAGTGCCGATGGCGCAAAAGAAATCCATGTAGCCGATGTAAATGACGGACGTTTAAAGTTAGCCGAAGCATTCGGAGCCAATGTGCAGCACCTTTTAGGTCACGATGCAGATCTTCCAGCAGATATTGATGTGGCTTTTGATATGAGTGGTTCGCCAGATGCCATGGAAATGGGGCTTAACACACTTACAGTTGGCGGAACAGCGGTTTGGATTGGTGCGGTTTTTAAAACAAGAGAAGTTCAGGTTAATGCCGAGCGTGTTGTTCGTAACCTCATTACCATCAAAGGCCTTCACAATTATAACTACGAAGACTTTGTACAAGCAGTAAAGTTTATAGAAACAAACCATGCCAGGTTTCCGTTTGAAAAACTGGTTTCAGCAGAGTTTTCTTTAGCAGATGCAGAATCAGCCTTTAATTACGCCGTGGCTGATAAGCCTATCCGTGTAGGGATCAACGTTGCCAAAAATAATCATAATGAACAGTAA
- a CDS encoding MFS transporter, giving the protein MLLVTMLCYLFFYTGRHNFGWAVKGMVASLNIPYSTIGWISFCMLIGYAIGQFINGNLADKLSPKLMVVTGAYLSIMTNIAISFSNTATMIMILWGLNGFFQSMAWAPGAKLINNWWDEHERGKAFGFYTMAAGLSSAVTYLISIVLLQQGIEWRMLFRLPVLLLLVTATIFLIIAKDRPDVEEHNGRQPLAEDKSDWLDRYKEAFRNKRFLLTSLSFGFESMARYGLIFWVPVHFLGKNWKDNPGNIWVTFLLPVGMAIGALCFGVLSDTFFKGNRLKAIVVGMSASAILSLLIFIVPTQQIILSSILMLLTGFFVYGPQACYWPLSPDMLGNRLTGTGIGIMNMCGYLFAAIGEPFLGYVIDITGDSNNIFIVTALACVLSALIAFFVSRSKPVKVA; this is encoded by the coding sequence ATGTTACTGGTAACCATGTTGTGTTACCTCTTCTTTTACACCGGCAGGCACAACTTTGGATGGGCGGTGAAAGGCATGGTTGCTTCGTTGAATATACCGTATAGCACCATTGGCTGGATTAGCTTTTGTATGTTAATCGGTTATGCCATAGGCCAGTTTATCAATGGTAACCTTGCAGATAAATTGAGTCCTAAACTGATGGTGGTAACCGGCGCTTATTTATCAATCATGACCAATATTGCGATAAGCTTTTCAAATACGGCTACCATGATCATGATCCTTTGGGGGCTCAATGGATTTTTTCAATCGATGGCCTGGGCGCCAGGTGCAAAACTGATCAATAATTGGTGGGATGAACATGAGCGAGGTAAGGCATTTGGGTTTTATACCATGGCCGCCGGACTGTCTTCTGCAGTAACTTACCTGATTTCTATTGTGCTGTTGCAGCAAGGGATTGAATGGCGAATGCTGTTCCGCCTGCCGGTACTGTTGCTGTTGGTTACGGCAACCATATTTTTAATTATTGCTAAAGACCGGCCTGATGTTGAAGAGCACAATGGTCGTCAGCCACTGGCCGAAGATAAATCAGATTGGCTCGACCGTTATAAGGAAGCCTTCAGAAACAAAAGATTTTTACTTACTTCTTTATCTTTTGGTTTTGAGAGCATGGCCCGCTACGGACTGATATTTTGGGTTCCGGTTCATTTTTTAGGTAAAAACTGGAAAGATAACCCTGGGAATATTTGGGTTACATTTTTACTGCCGGTGGGTATGGCCATTGGCGCATTATGCTTTGGTGTTTTATCTGATACCTTTTTTAAAGGAAACCGCCTAAAAGCCATCGTGGTCGGCATGTCGGCTAGTGCAATTCTCTCCCTGCTTATCTTTATTGTTCCAACACAACAAATCATACTCAGCAGTATTTTGATGCTGTTAACTGGTTTCTTTGTTTATGGGCCCCAGGCTTGTTACTGGCCCTTGAGTCCGGATATGCTGGGTAATAGGCTTACCGGTACAGGCATAGGGATTATGAACATGTGCGGTTACCTGTTTGCCGCCATTGGTGAGCCGTTTTTGGGCTATGTAATTGATATTACGGGCGATAGCAACAATATTTTTATTGTAACGGCCTTAGCTTGTGTGTTATCTGCTTTAATTGCTTTTTTCGTTTCCAGGTCTAAGCCTGTTAAAGTGGCCTGA
- a CDS encoding phosphonoacetate hydrolase, with product MDKISTTPFSVNGKTYSPPVKPIVVICMDGSAAEYLDCSMANDRMPNLKKMAMKGYRGMVRGALPSFTNVNNSSIVTGVSPAIHGICGNFFYDTEKDQEVMMNSSAYLRADTLLAAAANAGRKVAVVTAKEKLRDILSYKLKGIAFSAEKADQTTLETHGIENVETLIGHKTPAIYSSDASLFVLRAGVALIKNGMADFLYLSLTDYMQHTYAPETEESLAFYEAQDVEIGKMLGLGAIIGATADHGMNAKIKADGSPNVLYIETMLTAKFGNGFRVICPITDPYVKHHGALGSYVVVHVEDQSKINEIKNWLILQDGITEVYDKELGCRILEQPADRSGDLFVLSARDVVLGKTAAHHELKALDGTLRSHGGRYEEMVPMVISHPLNTIYKIKAQGDPRNFDIFDFTINGTLKN from the coding sequence ATGGACAAGATCTCTACTACTCCCTTTTCAGTAAACGGCAAAACTTATTCTCCTCCTGTAAAACCGATTGTTGTAATCTGTATGGATGGCTCTGCAGCTGAATATCTTGATTGTTCAATGGCTAACGACCGAATGCCCAACTTAAAAAAAATGGCAATGAAGGGTTATAGAGGTATGGTACGAGGGGCATTACCTTCTTTTACGAACGTGAACAATTCGTCCATTGTAACGGGTGTTAGTCCGGCGATACATGGCATATGCGGCAATTTTTTTTATGATACTGAAAAAGATCAGGAGGTAATGATGAATTCCTCAGCATATTTACGTGCCGATACTTTACTGGCTGCTGCTGCAAATGCAGGTCGTAAGGTTGCGGTTGTTACCGCAAAAGAAAAATTACGTGATATCCTTTCTTATAAACTGAAAGGTATTGCTTTTTCAGCCGAAAAGGCCGATCAGACGACACTGGAAACGCATGGAATTGAAAATGTAGAAACACTTATTGGCCATAAAACGCCTGCTATATACAGTTCCGATGCGAGCTTGTTTGTCCTACGTGCAGGTGTGGCCCTCATTAAAAATGGAATGGCCGACTTCCTTTATTTATCATTAACCGATTACATGCAACATACTTATGCACCAGAAACTGAAGAGTCGCTGGCTTTTTATGAAGCCCAGGATGTCGAAATTGGAAAAATGCTCGGGCTGGGTGCAATAATTGGCGCTACTGCCGATCACGGTATGAATGCTAAAATTAAAGCTGATGGATCGCCCAATGTGTTATATATTGAAACAATGCTTACCGCGAAATTTGGAAATGGCTTTAGGGTAATCTGCCCCATTACCGATCCGTATGTAAAACACCATGGTGCTTTAGGTTCTTATGTGGTTGTACATGTAGAAGACCAGTCAAAAATAAATGAGATAAAAAACTGGCTGATCTTGCAAGATGGGATCACCGAGGTATATGACAAAGAATTGGGTTGCCGCATACTGGAACAACCGGCTGATCGTAGCGGAGATCTTTTTGTATTATCGGCACGTGATGTTGTTCTCGGAAAAACCGCGGCTCATCACGAACTAAAAGCTTTAGATGGCACCTTGCGTTCACATGGTGGCAGATATGAAGAAATGGTACCCATGGTTATTTCTCATCCTTTAAACACCATATATAAAATAAAAGCTCAAGGTGATCCCCGTAATTTTGATATTTTCGATTTTACAATTAACGGTACCTTAAAGAATTGA
- a CDS encoding acyl dehydratase: MLVINNFEEYESHLGKELGVSQWHTIDQEQINKFADATLDHQWIHTDPEKAKNEGPFKATIAHGYLTLSLIPYLWKQIADVRNIKMEINYGIERFKFGQAVLVDSEVQLKAKLNCISNLRGITKVTIQATLVIKDQPKPAYVGDVVFLYHFI, encoded by the coding sequence ATGTTGGTGATCAATAATTTTGAAGAGTATGAATCGCATCTAGGTAAAGAACTAGGTGTTTCGCAATGGCATACTATAGACCAGGAGCAGATCAATAAATTTGCCGATGCCACCCTGGATCATCAATGGATACACACCGATCCGGAAAAAGCTAAAAACGAAGGCCCGTTTAAGGCAACCATCGCACATGGCTATTTAACCTTGTCGTTAATTCCTTATTTGTGGAAACAGATTGCAGATGTACGCAATATTAAAATGGAAATTAATTACGGTATTGAACGCTTTAAATTCGGTCAGGCAGTTTTAGTGGATAGCGAAGTGCAGTTAAAAGCTAAATTAAATTGCATTAGCAATTTGAGGGGAATAACTAAGGTTACGATTCAAGCTACACTTGTGATTAAAGATCAACCCAAACCAGCCTATGTAGGTGATGTGGTATTCTTGTATCATTTTATATAG
- a CDS encoding ABC transporter permease: MFKLNLKIAFRNLLRNRSYALINILGLSIGMTSCILIFIFIQFQLSYDTHFKDSERIFRFVTDWKYNSFDDYSAGVPLPFGPAAKEELVGIEKLARISRSSGVVLVRNGDGTEHFKAVKDVYFTEADLFDILQVKWLFGKPTQLLSEPNTVVISERTAKIFFGSAQQAIGKNFTFWNSIRLRVVGVIANLPSSSSIPMEIMISYPTFYGVNNQDWDSVSTYNECFMLLKTGASLAALEQSLERMNDKYLKQKKLAGNQRSHLQALSDIHFSERYNNFAETAITKKEVYGLAIIGLFLMVTACINFINLATAQSVNRSKEVGVRKVMGAMRRQLVLQFLAETTTIVVVSMLLACIFSELLLPLLSHLFKGQVSLSLFTNPSVFVFLFLLVTLVSFLAGFYPAMIISGFSPALAIKNKVRIQTGNLSLRMVLIVMQFTITIVLIIATLVVIKQMQYVREKPLGFKKDAVVMIGFPGDSASLSRQQSFREKLLHIPGVEKQTYFVRPPLSGIMNTTNFYVDGKENKDFEVRLSPVDEHYFDLFGLQFVSGKVYPKSDTANAYIANETFVKKIGISNPQLALGKVIAQNGRTGPIVGVVKDFNDQSLKEKISPMVFYQEKRQYYNMAVKLDAEKIMPAMKTIENIWKSNFPNEVYKAEFMDDDINNYYESERITGLLFRIFAGVIMFISFIGIFGLISFVAAQRTREMAIRKVLGASTAELVKMLNSAFIRMVFVANLIAWPLAYILASKWLSGFAYRVPLGIWPFVLAMAASMVLTLITVSFRSYRAAKANAVDALKYE, encoded by the coding sequence ATGTTCAAATTAAACCTGAAGATCGCTTTTAGAAACTTGTTGAGGAACAGATCATACGCATTGATCAATATCCTAGGCCTTTCTATCGGAATGACCAGTTGCATTTTGATCTTTATTTTTATCCAGTTTCAGCTGAGTTACGATACACATTTTAAGGATAGCGAGCGGATATTCAGGTTTGTAACTGATTGGAAATACAACAGTTTTGACGATTATTCTGCAGGAGTGCCTTTACCTTTTGGCCCTGCAGCTAAAGAAGAACTGGTTGGTATTGAGAAACTGGCCAGGATTTCGCGCAGCAGCGGAGTGGTGTTGGTACGCAATGGAGACGGAACCGAGCATTTTAAAGCCGTGAAAGATGTATACTTTACAGAAGCCGATTTATTCGATATCCTGCAGGTGAAATGGCTTTTCGGAAAACCCACACAATTGCTTTCAGAACCCAATACTGTAGTGATTTCGGAAAGAACCGCTAAAATTTTCTTTGGTTCGGCTCAACAGGCTATAGGTAAAAACTTCACCTTTTGGAATTCCATCCGCTTAAGAGTAGTTGGTGTAATCGCCAATTTGCCAAGTAGCAGTAGTATTCCCATGGAAATTATGATTAGTTACCCTACTTTTTATGGTGTTAATAATCAAGATTGGGATTCGGTAAGTACTTATAACGAATGTTTTATGCTGCTCAAAACTGGTGCTTCATTGGCGGCACTAGAGCAATCATTAGAAAGGATGAACGATAAGTATTTAAAACAAAAAAAACTTGCGGGCAATCAGCGTAGCCACTTACAAGCTTTATCTGATATTCACTTTAGCGAGCGTTACAATAATTTTGCTGAAACAGCCATTACGAAAAAGGAGGTATACGGACTGGCCATTATTGGTCTTTTTTTGATGGTAACAGCCTGCATTAATTTTATCAACCTGGCTACAGCCCAGTCGGTTAACCGCTCAAAAGAGGTTGGGGTGCGGAAGGTTATGGGCGCTATGCGTAGGCAACTTGTGCTGCAGTTTTTGGCCGAAACCACAACCATAGTAGTAGTTTCTATGCTATTGGCCTGTATTTTCTCTGAATTATTACTGCCATTGTTATCACATCTTTTTAAAGGGCAGGTTTCATTATCGCTCTTTACAAACCCTTCAGTTTTTGTTTTTCTGTTTCTTCTGGTTACGCTGGTTAGTTTTTTGGCTGGTTTTTATCCTGCAATGATTATTTCAGGCTTTAGTCCTGCTTTGGCCATCAAAAACAAAGTGCGTATCCAAACAGGGAATTTAAGTTTGCGCATGGTATTGATCGTCATGCAGTTCACCATTACTATTGTGCTCATTATTGCAACGCTGGTGGTGATCAAACAAATGCAATATGTAAGAGAAAAACCTCTTGGTTTCAAAAAGGATGCTGTGGTTATGATTGGTTTTCCGGGTGATAGCGCAAGTTTAAGCCGTCAGCAGTCGTTCAGGGAAAAGCTGCTTCATATACCAGGAGTGGAGAAACAAACTTATTTTGTTAGACCACCTCTTTCAGGTATCATGAACACTACAAATTTTTATGTTGATGGCAAGGAAAATAAAGACTTTGAGGTTCGGTTAAGTCCCGTCGATGAGCATTATTTTGATCTGTTTGGACTGCAGTTTGTGTCAGGTAAGGTATATCCAAAAAGTGATACGGCCAATGCTTACATCGCGAATGAAACTTTTGTAAAGAAAATAGGTATCTCTAATCCCCAGTTGGCACTTGGGAAAGTCATCGCACAAAATGGAAGGACAGGGCCGATTGTTGGTGTGGTGAAAGATTTTAATGATCAATCACTCAAAGAAAAAATATCTCCAATGGTTTTTTACCAGGAAAAAAGGCAATATTATAACATGGCGGTGAAATTGGATGCTGAAAAAATTATGCCGGCCATGAAAACAATAGAAAATATCTGGAAAAGTAATTTCCCTAACGAGGTATACAAAGCAGAATTCATGGATGATGACATCAATAATTACTATGAGTCAGAACGTATTACTGGTCTCTTGTTCAGGATATTTGCCGGTGTAATTATGTTTATTTCTTTTATCGGTATTTTTGGATTAATCTCTTTTGTTGCTGCTCAGCGTACACGAGAAATGGCCATCAGAAAAGTACTGGGTGCTTCAACAGCCGAGCTGGTTAAAATGCTGAATAGTGCTTTTATCAGGATGGTTTTTGTGGCCAATCTCATAGCCTGGCCATTGGCCTACATTTTGGCGAGCAAATGGCTATCAGGTTTTGCATATCGGGTGCCGCTTGGTATTTGGCCTTTTGTATTGGCCATGGCCGCATCAATGGTGCTCACCTTAATTACGGTAAGTTTCAGGTCGTACCGTGCGGCAAAGGCAAATGCTGTAGATGCGTTAAAATATGAGTAG
- a CDS encoding energy transducer TonB produces MKSLLLYCFCFFLSLNAIAQKVMIKGLVTSQNEPVENITIKILGTNASTKSGSSGLYQLNGVPAGNCDLIFSGIGYQSKRIKVILKGDTALVNADLLSLASDLNDVVITGVNRATQLRKSPVPIAVLSKKSMDQNVNTNLIEAIVKGVPGITAVTTGPNVSKPFIRGLGYNRVLTLYDGLRQEGQQWGDEHGIEVDEYGITRAEVVKGPASLTYGSDALAGVINMIPYSPNFETGKLKGDFTANYQSNNGMIGSSLGLAYIKNDWKYTFRATGKTAHNYENKIDGLVYGTAFREYNLSASARVDKAWGFSKTAITYYDNLMEIPDGSRDSLSRRFTRQVLDDGDDIKNRPVVPESDLNTYSINPLHQHIQHYRFYNTSQFKFGTSDLNLLIGGQQSVRREYNHPTLPGQAGLYVVLNTFNYDLKYNLPDFAGIESTIGINGMYQGNRSKAATDFPIPDYDLFDIGAFYFAKKSMGKVDVSGGIRIDRRNINWGDFYVGTDAQSGFGKQVNANDPTGKLQFPSFNKNYYGLSGSLGLTYNISERLLIKANMARGYRAPNITEIGSNGLDPGAHIVYLGNRTFKPEFNLQEDVGIIAYLKDADLSLELFNNNIQNYIYQSRLTDASGNPVVIVPGNLTYQYQQSKARLYGAEISVNLHPTALKWLSFNNSLAYVVGLNQNQELLNKHGRAAKYLPFIPPLQVRTEIKATAQKPIGIFDKPYIKIDAAFFADQDKFYALDDTESFTAGYTLINGGIGSALKTKKGKTLCDIFLQADNIFNIAYQSNLNRLKYFEYYNRSPNGRSGIYNMGKNLSFKVIIPI; encoded by the coding sequence ATGAAATCCCTGTTATTATATTGCTTCTGTTTTTTTTTATCACTAAATGCCATTGCCCAAAAGGTGATGATCAAGGGATTAGTAACCTCTCAAAACGAACCTGTAGAAAATATTACCATTAAAATTTTAGGCACTAATGCATCGACAAAATCGGGTAGTTCAGGCCTGTATCAATTAAATGGAGTCCCTGCCGGAAATTGCGATCTCATTTTTTCAGGTATTGGTTATCAATCAAAAAGAATTAAAGTCATCTTAAAAGGGGATACAGCCCTGGTTAATGCCGACTTATTAAGTTTAGCATCAGATTTAAATGATGTGGTAATTACCGGTGTAAACCGGGCCACACAATTGCGTAAAAGCCCTGTGCCCATTGCCGTCCTCTCTAAAAAGTCAATGGATCAAAATGTCAATACGAACCTGATCGAAGCCATTGTTAAAGGAGTACCGGGCATTACCGCTGTGACCACCGGTCCGAATGTTTCTAAACCTTTTATAAGGGGTTTGGGCTATAACCGTGTATTAACTTTGTATGATGGTTTAAGGCAGGAGGGACAACAATGGGGCGATGAACATGGAATTGAGGTAGACGAATATGGCATTACCAGGGCCGAAGTAGTAAAAGGTCCTGCCAGTTTAACCTATGGTTCTGATGCCCTGGCTGGGGTAATTAATATGATTCCTTATAGTCCAAACTTTGAAACCGGAAAGTTGAAAGGCGATTTTACCGCAAATTACCAGAGTAATAATGGTATGATCGGTTCTTCGCTCGGCCTGGCCTACATTAAAAACGATTGGAAATATACGTTTAGGGCAACCGGGAAAACGGCACATAATTACGAAAATAAAATTGATGGACTGGTTTATGGTACAGCTTTTAGAGAATACAATTTATCGGCCAGCGCTAGGGTAGATAAAGCCTGGGGTTTTTCTAAAACAGCCATTACCTATTACGATAATTTAATGGAAATTCCTGATGGTAGCAGAGATTCTCTCTCGAGAAGATTTACCAGGCAGGTTTTGGATGACGGAGACGATATTAAAAACAGACCTGTTGTACCTGAAAGTGATCTGAATACTTATTCCATTAATCCCTTGCATCAGCACATTCAACATTATCGCTTTTATAATACCAGTCAGTTTAAATTTGGAACGAGTGATTTAAATTTATTGATTGGCGGACAACAAAGTGTAAGAAGGGAATATAACCACCCTACATTACCAGGCCAGGCTGGACTTTACGTGGTGTTAAACACTTTTAATTACGATCTTAAATATAATCTGCCCGATTTTGCTGGTATAGAAAGTACCATTGGGATAAATGGGATGTACCAGGGGAACAGGAGTAAGGCTGCTACCGATTTTCCCATTCCGGATTATGACCTTTTCGATATCGGTGCTTTTTATTTCGCAAAAAAATCGATGGGTAAAGTCGATGTTTCCGGAGGGATCAGGATTGACAGAAGAAACATAAACTGGGGTGATTTTTATGTAGGTACCGATGCCCAATCTGGTTTCGGGAAACAAGTAAATGCAAACGACCCAACCGGGAAGCTGCAGTTTCCTTCTTTTAATAAAAACTACTATGGTTTATCAGGAAGTTTGGGTTTAACTTACAATATTTCGGAAAGGCTCTTAATTAAAGCCAATATGGCAAGAGGATACAGGGCGCCAAACATTACAGAAATCGGTTCTAACGGATTGGATCCAGGTGCACATATCGTGTATTTGGGTAACAGGACCTTTAAACCAGAGTTTAACCTTCAGGAAGATGTTGGCATTATTGCCTATTTGAAAGATGCCGATTTAAGCCTGGAACTATTTAACAACAATATTCAGAACTATATTTATCAGTCGCGTTTGACCGATGCCAGCGGAAATCCTGTGGTTATTGTGCCTGGTAATTTAACCTATCAGTATCAGCAATCAAAAGCGAGATTATATGGCGCAGAAATTTCTGTAAATCTGCATCCTACTGCTTTAAAATGGTTAAGTTTCAATAACAGCCTGGCATATGTGGTTGGCCTGAACCAGAACCAGGAACTCCTGAATAAACATGGCAGAGCGGCTAAATACCTTCCTTTTATTCCGCCATTGCAAGTGAGGACGGAGATCAAAGCGACTGCACAAAAACCTATAGGTATTTTTGATAAACCCTATATTAAAATTGATGCTGCTTTTTTCGCTGATCAGGATAAATTTTATGCTTTAGATGATACTGAAAGCTTTACCGCGGGTTATACATTAATTAACGGCGGCATAGGATCGGCATTAAAAACGAAAAAAGGAAAAACTTTGTGTGATATTTTTCTTCAGGCCGATAATATTTTCAACATCGCCTATCAATCAAATTTAAACAGGTTGAAGTATTTCGAATACTACAACCGTTCGCCCAATGGCCGGTCAGGAATTTACAACATGGGCAAGAACTTAAGTTTTAAAGTGATTATTCCGATTTAA
- a CDS encoding thioesterase, with translation MEPSLSEQRLAFLRQSIGKVITNSPSNFMNWLAPVLIKAEHGILVCQYTIRKEMTNPYQILHGGVTAGIIDDLIGATVFTMGLNERYTTVNNYIDYFATASEGDEVIAETSIVKRGRTILNLQCEIFLPSKKRLIAKGYSNMLNIG, from the coding sequence ATGGAACCTTCCTTAAGCGAACAGCGTTTAGCTTTTTTACGACAATCCATTGGCAAGGTAATTACCAATTCGCCATCTAACTTTATGAATTGGCTGGCTCCGGTTTTAATCAAGGCAGAGCATGGCATATTGGTTTGTCAGTATACCATCCGTAAAGAAATGACCAATCCTTATCAAATTTTACACGGTGGTGTAACAGCAGGTATAATTGATGATTTAATTGGTGCGACTGTTTTTACCATGGGATTAAACGAACGTTATACCACTGTAAATAATTATATTGATTATTTTGCCACGGCTAGCGAGGGCGACGAAGTTATCGCAGAAACCTCGATTGTAAAAAGAGGACGCACAATATTAAATCTGCAATGTGAGATATTTTTACCCTCAAAAAAGCGTTTAATAGCTAAAGGCTATTCGAACATGTTAAACATAGGTTAA